From Cryptosporangium aurantiacum:
TCTTCATCGGCGGCAACGACGTCACGCACAAGACCCGGCCGTCGATCGCGGTCGAGCAGCTCAAGCGGGCGGTGGCCAGGCTGGTGGACGCCGGTGTCGAGGTCGTGGTGGGCACCTGTCCCGACCTCGGGACGATCCGGCCGATCCCGCAGCCGCTGCGGTACATCGTCCGACGCTGGAGCCGGGACCTTGCGGCGGCGCAGACCGTCGCCTCGGTCGAGGCAGGCGGCCGTACGGTGTCGCTCGGCGACCTGCTCGGCGCGGAGTTCGCCGCGAACCCGGTCGAGATGTTCTCGCCGGACCGGTTCCACCCCTCGGCGGCGGGGTACGGCCGTGCCGTCGACGCGATGCTGCCGTCCGCGGCCGCAGCGCTCGGCATCGGCCCGGCCGCGACCGAGCAGCCCCGTCCGGAGCGCGGCGAGGGCGTCCGGTCGCTGGTCGACGCGGCCGTCGCGGCGGCGGAGGCCGCCGGGACCGAGGTCGCACCGGCCGAGGTCGCGGGCCGCGAGCGCGGTCCGTGGGGTCGGTGGGTCGAGCTGCGGCATCGAATCCGCTTGTTCGGCGGCACCCCGAACGTGGGTAAGGCTCCCGAAACAGTAAGCGCGGCCTGATTTTGAAAGCTGGAGCCCGCTGAGAGCGGGGCTGACATCCGCGCCACACGACGCCGCGTATTGGTCATACTCAAGTCGTGTGGCGCGGCTGCCAGCGTCGTTCTCAGCGGGCCGCCCACCAAAAGAGGAGGCGGGATGAGGTTCGGTGCTCTCGCGGCCGGCGCGGCCACTGCGGCGGCGACCGCGGCAGGCGCCGCCGTCTCGGTGCTTGCCGTGGAGGGCCTGCTGGCGCGCAGGCGGCGGTACCTCTCGGCCGACCTGGCTCCACCCGGGTCCGGCGTGTTCGGGTCGGGTCGGCCGCTGCGGCTCGTCCTGCTCGGCGACTCGACCGCGGCCGGGCTCGGCGTCGCGGTGACCGGGGAGACCGTCGGTGGGCGGCTGGCCGAGTTGCTGGCGTCCACCGGGCGGCGGGTACACCTGTCGTCGGCCGCGGTGGCCGGTTCCCGCACCATCGATCTGGACGCTCAAGTCGCCCGCGTCCAGGTGCACGGTGTGCCGGACGTTGCGGTGATCCTGGTCGGCGGTGAGGACGCGATCGCGTTCACGCCACTGGACGTCGTCGAGGCGGAGCTGACCGCGACCGTGCGGCGCCTGGTCACCGCCG
This genomic window contains:
- a CDS encoding SGNH/GDSL hydrolase family protein, producing MDGRVLHAKRVAIGAACGGGGLGLLSAAFYGLLLGQANLARRAIQPLEMGPPAADGRYVPPSGTDAAPPVRLALLGDSSMVGYGVETVDQTPGALFGTGLARLADRPVDVVSAAVIGARSVDLAAQVDVVLGQPHRPDLALIFIGGNDVTHKTRPSIAVEQLKRAVARLVDAGVEVVVGTCPDLGTIRPIPQPLRYIVRRWSRDLAAAQTVASVEAGGRTVSLGDLLGAEFAANPVEMFSPDRFHPSAAGYGRAVDAMLPSAAAALGIGPAATEQPRPERGEGVRSLVDAAVAAAEAAGTEVAPAEVAGRERGPWGRWVELRHRIRLFGGTPNVGKAPETVSAA
- a CDS encoding SGNH/GDSL hydrolase family protein encodes the protein MRFGALAAGAATAAATAAGAAVSVLAVEGLLARRRRYLSADLAPPGSGVFGSGRPLRLVLLGDSTAAGLGVAVTGETVGGRLAELLASTGRRVHLSSAAVAGSRTIDLDAQVARVQVHGVPDVAVILVGGEDAIAFTPLDVVEAELTATVRRLVTAGSSVVVGTCPDLGAARNFGQPLREIMAWSGRRVAAASARAASGAGAGVVDLAGRTGGVFRADPGTLSADGYHPSADGYQLWALALYPLVYEASRTVRT